The following are encoded together in the Flammeovirga agarivorans genome:
- a CDS encoding arylsulfatase, which yields MNTLLLMFLMTGITKAQENLNREVLPVLPPPTKKYQELDARNTTPPERFEVKAPKEAPNVVVILIDDLGLGATSAFGGPINTPTMESLAQGGLRYNNFNTTSLCSPTRMAIKTGRNHHTCNTGSIMETSTAYPGNTGALTPDVAPIAETLRLNGYSTAAFGKWHETAAWETSISGPYDRWPTRQGFDKFYGFIGGETDQYAPLIFDGTKKVNPPKTDDYHFTTDMTDQAINWMKAQQSLTPDKPFFVYFSTGAVHAPHHVKKEWSDKYKGKFDKGWDAVRDQSMKDMKAEGVIPENTKLGPKPEDIKDWKALSDDERKLFARQAEVFAGFVEMTDYEIGRLVDAIEEIGELENTLIVFVAGDNGTSAEGGMVGMYNEMTYFNFVEEKVEDLLPLIDDWGMPNTFPHMAAGWAVAFDTPFTWTKQIASDFGGTRTGMIVHYPEKVKDKNGIRSQFTYATDIAPTILELADLPEPKVVNGVPQTPIEGTSFAYTFDHPDAAERHNTQYFELFGNRAIYHDGWFARTIHRAPWEMNGFPPLEDDKWDLYYVKDDFSLTNNLAKKHPEKLKELQDLFMAEAEKYNVLPIDDRVVERTNAAIAGRPDLMGDRTELKLYEGMEGMMENTFINIKNRSFSIEAKIDVPKDGANGVILSQGGRFGGWSLYMKDGVPMFTYNFLGLEKYVIKGKKPLKEGEATINFQFDYDGGGNGKGGDATLSVSDGTKSKGRIDRTQPNMFSADETADVGLDNQTPVAEGIGYGPYETKFTGKIDQVVVKISK from the coding sequence ATGAACACACTTTTGTTGATGTTCCTCATGACAGGCATCACAAAAGCACAGGAAAATCTAAATAGAGAGGTATTACCTGTACTTCCTCCTCCAACAAAAAAATACCAAGAACTAGATGCAAGAAATACGACACCTCCAGAAAGATTTGAAGTAAAAGCTCCAAAAGAAGCACCCAATGTTGTAGTGATATTAATTGATGATTTAGGCCTTGGAGCAACTTCTGCTTTTGGTGGTCCTATTAATACTCCAACGATGGAGTCGCTTGCCCAGGGTGGTCTGAGGTATAATAATTTTAATACAACCTCTCTTTGTTCTCCAACAAGGATGGCTATAAAAACAGGACGTAATCATCATACTTGTAATACGGGGTCGATTATGGAGACTTCTACAGCTTATCCTGGTAACACAGGTGCTCTAACTCCAGATGTAGCTCCAATTGCTGAAACACTTAGATTAAATGGTTACAGTACGGCTGCTTTTGGTAAATGGCATGAAACTGCTGCATGGGAAACTAGTATCTCTGGACCATATGATCGTTGGCCAACAAGACAAGGTTTTGATAAATTCTATGGATTTATTGGTGGCGAAACGGATCAATATGCACCTTTGATTTTCGATGGAACAAAAAAAGTGAATCCTCCAAAAACAGATGATTACCACTTTACTACAGATATGACGGACCAGGCGATCAATTGGATGAAAGCACAGCAATCATTAACCCCAGATAAACCATTCTTCGTTTATTTCTCTACTGGTGCAGTACATGCTCCTCACCATGTGAAAAAGGAATGGTCTGATAAGTACAAAGGGAAGTTTGATAAAGGATGGGATGCTGTACGAGATCAATCCATGAAAGACATGAAAGCTGAAGGTGTGATTCCTGAAAACACCAAGCTTGGTCCTAAACCTGAAGATATTAAAGACTGGAAAGCTTTATCTGACGATGAAAGAAAGTTATTTGCAAGACAAGCAGAAGTATTTGCCGGTTTTGTGGAGATGACAGACTACGAAATTGGTCGACTTGTAGACGCTATTGAAGAAATAGGCGAATTAGAAAATACGTTGATCGTATTTGTTGCAGGCGATAACGGTACAAGTGCTGAAGGCGGAATGGTTGGTATGTATAATGAAATGACTTACTTCAATTTCGTTGAAGAAAAAGTAGAAGACTTGCTGCCTCTTATTGATGATTGGGGTATGCCAAATACATTCCCTCATATGGCAGCCGGTTGGGCGGTAGCTTTCGACACTCCTTTTACTTGGACAAAGCAGATTGCTTCTGATTTTGGTGGTACTCGTACAGGTATGATTGTACACTATCCAGAAAAAGTAAAAGATAAAAATGGTATCCGTTCTCAATTTACTTATGCGACAGATATTGCTCCAACCATATTGGAGTTAGCAGATCTGCCAGAGCCTAAAGTAGTAAATGGAGTGCCACAGACACCTATTGAAGGGACTAGTTTTGCCTATACTTTCGATCATCCTGATGCAGCTGAGCGTCATAATACTCAATATTTCGAGTTGTTTGGTAATAGAGCAATATACCACGATGGATGGTTTGCAAGAACAATTCATAGAGCACCATGGGAAATGAATGGATTTCCTCCGTTAGAAGACGATAAATGGGACTTGTATTATGTAAAAGATGATTTTAGTTTAACGAATAACCTAGCTAAAAAACATCCTGAAAAACTTAAAGAGTTGCAAGATCTATTTATGGCAGAAGCAGAAAAGTACAATGTGTTACCAATCGATGATAGAGTGGTAGAAAGAACAAACGCTGCGATCGCTGGTAGACCTGATCTTATGGGAGATAGAACAGAGCTGAAGTTATATGAAGGCATGGAAGGTATGATGGAGAATACGTTCATCAATATTAAAAACCGTTCATTCAGTATCGAAGCAAAGATCGATGTGCCAAAAGATGGTGCAAATGGTGTAATCTTAAGTCAAGGTGGACGATTTGGTGGTTGGTCACTTTACATGAAAGATGGAGTTCCAATGTTTACATACAACTTCCTTGGGTTAGAAAAATATGTGATCAAAGGAAAGAAACCTCTCAAAGAAGGGGAGGCAACCATAAATTTCCAATTTGATTATGATGGTGGTGGTAATGGAAAAGGCGGCGATGCTACATTATCAGTATCAGATGGAACAAAATCAAAAGGAAGAATCGATAGAACACAACCGAATATGTTCTCTGCCGATGAGACAGCAGATGTTGGTTTAGATAATCAAACGCCTGTTGCTGAAGGAATAGGGTATGGACCTTATGAAACGAAATTTACTGGTAAAATCGACCAAGTTGTAGTGAAGATTAGCAAGTAA
- a CDS encoding acyl-CoA thioesterase — protein MPFYHDNNKSYPKETESRVIIRFQDCDPFRHLNNAKYFDYFFNAREDRVPQLYGYNIADVFKEFGTGWVIYNHQISYLRPAAVGEWVRIKSSIIHVDVNTIVVEYYMMDDAKSSLKTVLWSTMKYIDPRSGKSTDHQPEVLDYLNTIKNPDVKYGEITFDERIKEIKDKI, from the coding sequence ATGCCTTTTTATCACGATAATAATAAAAGCTATCCTAAGGAAACTGAATCAAGAGTAATCATTCGTTTTCAGGATTGTGACCCATTTCGTCACCTAAATAATGCAAAGTATTTTGATTACTTCTTTAATGCTAGGGAGGATAGAGTTCCTCAATTGTATGGATATAATATAGCCGATGTCTTTAAAGAATTTGGTACTGGCTGGGTAATTTATAATCATCAGATTTCATATTTACGACCTGCGGCAGTAGGTGAGTGGGTAAGAATCAAATCAAGTATTATCCATGTTGATGTCAACACTATTGTAGTAGAGTATTATATGATGGACGATGCAAAATCTTCATTAAAGACAGTTTTATGGTCGACTATGAAATACATAGATCCTCGATCAGGAAAAAGTACTGATCATCAACCTGAAGTATTGGATTACTTGAATACGATTAAAAATCCTGATGTGAAATATGGAGAGATCACTTTTGATGAAAGGATTAAAGAAATAAAAGATAAGATTTAA
- a CDS encoding putative LPS assembly protein LptD, whose translation MQNLLYGLACFICFITLTTNEAKASDKMEEMPAFYRVESDTAKSRQAVRELSRTINSLNATSNNETMRKYAQVLHAFSDSVLFRGDRELQQVRKDMSDPDIVEQIIKLNNALISEDDAEWEEASDSGVFDELDNIMLEFSSDENYVGPEEIYDVLNLFKTEGADAITTPDEAFDSPVEYTSEWSNFEMRTQTMYMKDQAEVTFGEQKLNAGDIQMNFVTHIVKAQGIPDSTGKIVQKPIFKDGQSTFNANQMIYNYETGKGLIKGIVTEESDGIITSQVVKKTAGPEMYMSDNVYTTCRLEHPHFGFRTKKLKVVPEKNIVSGPFLVELNESPLPLGFFFGLFPATSDNTSGFIMPSYGESTDRGFFLRDGGVFLALTDYFNLTVLGTAYTLGGWGVNVSSQYRKRYSFSGNTRFSYVNNLFQENDGSVSSRTDYQIQWSHSQESKKSSRFSANVNIANSDYNRNNSQDANDYLQSSMNSSVSYSNSFAIGNVNLSTTAQTRYQQNVQTGEATLAPEASLNMARARPFKSLFKKSNPISEIGITYNMSARGEMTNKPGVGSLPFDVVGAEESTGDGTGEDGKYPDLLSNFGDYTDSFRWGVTHDIPMSTQMKVLKYFTLSPSFNYKEYWHPVSYDYTYIESENAVQVDTTQGLTRYNEYSTAVGFNTNMFMFYNMKGGSIIRHTIQPSVSMSFRPDFGDPNYDYYQWVQTSSTDSKGRQVFRSEGGLVGKPSTGRSNNLSFSVNNILELKSGRKDEDGKAKKTMLLNNFNISSGYDFERDSLNWSDINAGFRTTLLKKVDVSVNSRWDPYQYIVTDTKYDETLGKEVVTSQYKSQYTLASTGNGLAALSNMTIAVGTRLSPKGAKEKKEKKLDAMEPRNEMERQMLEEMRRNPDLYMDFDVPWSLSVNYSLNYSKTGYAEPTVTQTLTFSGDVSLTPKWKFAFRSGYDFKEGSFSYTSFDITRDLHCWQLTANWIPFGPRQSYNITIAVKAAMLQDLKWERRNSWIDRNDRFQ comes from the coding sequence TTGCAAAACCTATTGTATGGACTTGCCTGTTTCATCTGTTTTATAACTCTAACTACAAATGAAGCTAAGGCCAGTGATAAGATGGAGGAAATGCCCGCTTTTTATCGAGTAGAAAGCGATACAGCAAAAAGTAGACAAGCTGTTAGAGAATTGTCTCGTACGATCAACTCGTTGAACGCTACTTCTAATAATGAAACTATGAGGAAGTACGCTCAGGTTTTGCATGCCTTTTCGGATTCTGTGCTTTTCCGTGGAGATAGAGAGCTTCAGCAAGTAAGAAAGGATATGAGTGATCCTGATATTGTAGAACAAATCATAAAATTAAATAATGCATTGATCTCAGAAGATGATGCAGAATGGGAAGAAGCTTCAGATTCTGGTGTCTTTGATGAGTTGGATAACATTATGTTGGAGTTTAGTAGTGACGAAAACTATGTTGGTCCTGAAGAAATTTATGATGTATTAAATCTCTTTAAAACAGAAGGAGCTGACGCCATTACTACTCCAGATGAAGCTTTTGATTCGCCCGTTGAATATACTTCGGAATGGTCCAATTTTGAGATGAGGACGCAAACCATGTATATGAAAGATCAAGCAGAAGTGACATTTGGTGAGCAGAAATTAAATGCGGGTGATATTCAGATGAACTTCGTAACCCACATTGTAAAAGCACAAGGTATTCCTGATTCTACTGGTAAGATAGTTCAAAAACCTATATTCAAGGACGGTCAGTCTACCTTTAATGCCAACCAGATGATCTATAACTATGAAACTGGTAAAGGTTTAATTAAAGGTATTGTTACTGAAGAAAGTGATGGTATTATTACTTCTCAAGTAGTGAAAAAAACGGCAGGGCCTGAAATGTATATGTCGGACAACGTTTATACAACTTGTCGATTAGAACACCCTCACTTTGGATTTAGAACAAAAAAATTAAAGGTAGTTCCTGAAAAAAATATCGTATCAGGACCCTTCTTGGTGGAGCTAAATGAGAGCCCGTTACCATTAGGATTTTTCTTTGGATTATTTCCTGCCACTTCTGATAATACATCAGGATTTATTATGCCTTCTTATGGTGAGTCTACCGATAGAGGTTTCTTCTTGAGAGATGGTGGTGTATTCTTAGCATTAACAGATTACTTCAACTTAACAGTGTTAGGTACTGCTTATACATTGGGTGGTTGGGGTGTAAATGTATCATCACAATACCGAAAAAGGTACTCATTCAGTGGTAATACAAGGTTCTCATATGTCAACAACCTTTTTCAGGAAAACGATGGTTCTGTTTCAAGTAGAACAGATTATCAAATCCAATGGTCACACTCACAAGAAAGTAAGAAAAGTTCAAGGTTCTCGGCCAATGTAAATATTGCCAACTCTGACTATAATAGAAATAACTCGCAAGATGCCAATGATTACTTACAATCATCAATGAACTCATCAGTTAGTTATTCTAATAGTTTTGCTATTGGTAATGTAAACCTCTCAACAACAGCTCAAACGCGTTATCAACAAAACGTTCAAACGGGTGAGGCTACTTTAGCACCAGAAGCCAGTTTAAACATGGCGAGAGCGAGACCATTTAAAAGTCTATTCAAAAAGTCTAATCCAATTTCAGAAATTGGTATTACATATAATATGAGTGCAAGAGGTGAGATGACGAACAAGCCTGGTGTTGGTAGTCTTCCTTTTGACGTAGTTGGTGCAGAAGAGTCTACAGGTGATGGTACCGGAGAAGACGGTAAATATCCTGACCTTCTATCTAACTTCGGAGATTATACAGACAGCTTTCGTTGGGGTGTTACTCATGATATCCCGATGAGTACTCAGATGAAAGTATTAAAATACTTTACATTATCTCCAAGTTTCAATTATAAAGAATATTGGCATCCAGTATCATACGATTATACCTATATCGAATCAGAAAATGCGGTACAGGTAGATACAACACAAGGATTAACAAGATATAATGAATATAGTACTGCAGTAGGTTTTAACACCAACATGTTTATGTTCTATAACATGAAAGGTGGTTCTATTATTAGACATACTATTCAGCCTTCAGTTTCAATGAGCTTTAGACCTGATTTTGGCGATCCTAATTATGATTATTACCAATGGGTTCAAACATCTTCTACAGATTCAAAAGGTAGACAAGTTTTTAGATCAGAAGGTGGTTTAGTAGGAAAACCTTCAACAGGTAGAAGTAATAACTTAAGTTTCTCTGTGAATAATATCTTGGAACTCAAATCGGGTAGAAAAGATGAAGATGGAAAAGCGAAAAAGACCATGCTCTTGAATAACTTTAATATATCTTCGGGTTATGACTTTGAACGGGATTCATTGAACTGGTCAGATATTAATGCCGGTTTCCGTACTACATTACTGAAAAAAGTAGATGTTAGTGTCAATTCTCGTTGGGATCCATATCAATATATTGTCACAGATACAAAGTACGATGAGACACTAGGTAAAGAAGTTGTTACTTCTCAATACAAATCACAATATACTTTAGCTAGTACTGGTAACGGACTTGCAGCATTGAGTAATATGACAATTGCTGTGGGTACTCGTTTATCACCAAAAGGAGCCAAGGAGAAAAAAGAAAAGAAACTTGATGCCATGGAGCCAAGGAATGAGATGGAGAGACAGATGCTTGAAGAAATGCGTCGTAATCCAGATCTTTATATGGACTTTGACGTCCCTTGGTCATTAAGTGTTAACTATAGTTTGAACTACAGTAAAACAGGTTATGCTGAGCCAACTGTGACCCAAACACTGACATTTAGTGGAGATGTGTCATTAACTCCTAAGTGGAAATTTGCATTCCGTTCAGGGTATGACTTTAAAGAAGGATCATTCTCTTACACATCTTTTGATATTACTAGAGACTTACACTGTTGGCAACTTACAGCTAATTGGATTCCATTTGGCCCAAGACAATCATATAACATTACTATCGCAGTAAAAGCAGCAATGCTTCAGGACTTGAAATGGGAGAGACGTAACTCATGGATTGACCGTAACGATAGATTCCAATAG
- a CDS encoding MlaD family protein yields the protein MSTIKVELSNEVKVGLFAIICGLTLYVGYKFLKGIDVFSNQNTYYVIYDKTPDLQVSNNVTVNGYIVGRVSNMELLQDQNNKVRVTLDIQEGVSLYRDTKAVIADKGMLGDKQVKLIYQKNNALAKSGSILDGDVENGMFAQLSEKVDPLLASLEATLDTARIVLNGFKGTGAKLDGLLAETTETVHTVNSSGLDQTLHNFRDISEEFKSASQELQPLLAKMSHIADSINNAPLTQTVKEAEMLLANTNKTLEQINNPEGTVGALLTEREMHDQMVRTMSDLDSLFIDFKAHPKRYVHFSVFGKKDKAPKEEKKKDKK from the coding sequence GTGTCCACTATAAAAGTTGAGTTATCTAACGAAGTAAAGGTCGGATTATTTGCAATCATCTGTGGTTTAACCCTTTATGTAGGCTATAAATTCTTAAAAGGAATAGATGTTTTTTCTAACCAAAATACTTATTACGTTATTTATGATAAAACTCCAGACCTACAAGTCTCTAATAATGTCACAGTAAATGGATATATCGTTGGAAGAGTTTCAAATATGGAGCTTTTACAAGACCAAAATAACAAGGTTAGAGTTACTTTAGATATTCAGGAAGGCGTTTCATTATATAGAGACACAAAAGCTGTTATTGCCGATAAAGGTATGTTGGGTGATAAACAGGTAAAACTCATCTATCAAAAAAATAATGCTCTTGCCAAGTCCGGTAGTATCTTAGATGGAGATGTTGAGAATGGAATGTTTGCCCAATTATCCGAAAAAGTTGACCCTTTGTTAGCGTCACTAGAAGCAACGTTAGATACGGCAAGAATCGTATTAAATGGCTTTAAAGGTACTGGTGCTAAATTAGATGGCTTACTCGCTGAAACTACAGAAACGGTTCATACTGTCAATTCTAGCGGACTAGACCAAACATTACATAACTTCAGAGACATATCTGAAGAGTTTAAAAGTGCATCTCAAGAATTACAACCACTGTTAGCTAAAATGAGTCATATTGCTGACTCTATAAACAACGCTCCACTTACTCAGACAGTGAAAGAGGCAGAAATGTTATTAGCGAATACAAATAAAACTCTTGAGCAAATCAACAACCCAGAAGGAACGGTTGGTGCTTTATTAACTGAGAGAGAAATGCATGACCAAATGGTACGCACAATGAGTGATCTTGATTCATTATTCATTGATTTTAAGGCGCATCCTAAACGTTATGTTCATTTTTCCGTATTTGGTAAGAAGGACAAGGCTCCGAAAGAAGAAAAAAAGAAAGACAAGAAATAG
- a CDS encoding Fur family transcriptional regulator yields the protein MSTNEINILNGADLRRTASRISILKIFMDTNVALSENILEERLAGICDRATIYRTLKTFIDKGILHRVIDENSVVKFAMCNAEHCSGHEHSHEHVHFKCQKCGDTECMDDLPIQSVQLPDGYTASETNFLILGVCKNCNA from the coding sequence ATGAGCACAAACGAAATCAATATTTTAAACGGTGCAGACTTAAGAAGGACTGCCAGTAGAATTAGTATTCTAAAAATATTTATGGATACCAATGTAGCTTTGAGTGAAAATATTCTCGAAGAACGCTTGGCTGGTATTTGTGACCGTGCAACAATTTATAGAACTCTCAAAACCTTTATTGACAAAGGGATTTTACACCGTGTAATTGATGAAAATAGCGTTGTGAAATTTGCTATGTGTAACGCTGAACACTGTTCAGGACATGAACACAGTCATGAACATGTTCATTTCAAATGTCAGAAATGTGGTGATACAGAATGTATGGATGATTTACCGATTCAATCTGTTCAATTACCCGATGGCTATACTGCTTCTGAAACAAATTTCCTCATTTTAGGTGTGTGTAAAAATTGCAATGCTTAA
- a CDS encoding RNA polymerase sigma factor has translation MTATLERCKQGDRQAQFEIYQQYSKAMFNVAVRIVNSLEEAEDILQEAFLNAFRNIEKFNGSSTFGAWLKRIVVNHSINHLKKRRLDFVDTESHPIDQVKDESPVDNELIYNIDKIREAIQLLPNGYRTIFSLYLLEGYDHNEISEILDISVSASKSQYSRAKKKLKDILSASL, from the coding sequence ATGACCGCTACGCTAGAAAGATGTAAACAAGGCGATAGACAAGCACAGTTTGAAATATATCAACAATACTCTAAAGCAATGTTCAATGTTGCAGTGAGAATTGTAAACAGCTTAGAAGAAGCTGAAGATATATTGCAAGAAGCTTTTCTAAATGCCTTTCGAAATATTGAAAAATTTAATGGATCCTCCACTTTTGGAGCTTGGCTAAAAAGAATTGTCGTTAATCACTCAATCAACCACTTAAAAAAGAGACGTCTTGATTTTGTGGATACAGAGTCTCACCCAATTGACCAAGTAAAAGACGAGTCTCCTGTTGATAATGAGTTAATCTACAATATTGACAAGATTCGCGAGGCAATCCAATTACTCCCGAATGGCTACCGTACTATATTTTCCTTGTATCTATTGGAAGGTTATGATCATAATGAAATCTCAGAAATTCTAGATATCAGTGTGTCTGCCTCAAAATCACAATACAGTAGAGCAAAGAAAAAGCTAAAAGACATCCTAAGTGCTTCACTTTAA
- a CDS encoding DUF4097 family beta strand repeat-containing protein, giving the protein MKTLRNIIFNLIFLMVVHQVAGAQHPNLVSKTFERSYSNVNSNTLLEISNAFGNVVIETRDGISQVDVKVTMEAWNTSANKAQSTLESISIEDNSSDGHINLSTITPSSSNNNSKKGFKITYNVVAPSDIRTELYNKYGGIITDDLKGDSHLKVAYGNLTAKDLSSQNNHIEISYGSGEIDFIEKGSIRTRYLGSLQIGQANDVEIDDKYGNIQIGTAGTIVGESDYSTLSIGQLKDALSYDIDYGTLKVEGVTKEFTDISASSSYGSIKIAFEDDAPFNFDANTRYGSFKSNIDGLTITTQIEKNTSSEFSGYHLKKNTGKNVSVKSSYGSIKFN; this is encoded by the coding sequence ATGAAGACGTTAAGAAATATAATATTTAATCTGATCTTTTTAATGGTGGTGCATCAGGTCGCTGGTGCTCAACACCCTAATTTAGTATCAAAAACATTCGAAAGAAGTTATAGCAACGTTAATAGTAATACATTATTAGAAATTAGCAATGCTTTCGGAAATGTAGTCATTGAAACTAGAGATGGTATTTCCCAAGTGGATGTAAAAGTTACCATGGAGGCATGGAATACATCTGCAAATAAGGCACAATCCACATTAGAGTCTATCAGTATTGAAGACAACTCTTCAGATGGACATATTAACTTAAGTACAATTACACCTTCTTCTAGTAATAACAACAGTAAGAAAGGATTTAAGATTACTTATAATGTTGTGGCTCCTTCAGACATTAGAACTGAATTATACAATAAGTACGGCGGAATTATCACAGATGATTTAAAAGGAGATTCGCATCTAAAGGTGGCCTATGGAAATCTGACAGCAAAAGATTTAAGTAGTCAGAATAATCACATTGAAATCTCTTACGGAAGTGGTGAAATCGATTTTATTGAGAAAGGTTCAATCAGAACTCGTTATTTAGGAAGTTTACAAATTGGACAAGCGAACGATGTTGAAATCGATGATAAGTATGGTAATATCCAAATTGGAACTGCAGGTACTATCGTAGGCGAATCTGATTACTCTACCCTATCTATTGGGCAGCTAAAAGATGCCTTATCTTATGATATAGATTATGGTACTCTAAAAGTAGAAGGTGTTACAAAGGAATTTACTGACATTAGCGCTTCTTCATCTTATGGATCAATAAAAATCGCCTTCGAAGATGATGCTCCTTTTAATTTTGATGCCAATACAAGATACGGAAGCTTTAAGTCTAATATAGATGGACTCACCATCACAACTCAGATCGAAAAAAATACTTCATCGGAGTTTTCTGGTTATCATTTGAAGAAAAATACGGGTAAAAACGTAAGTGTAAAGTCCTCGTATGGAAGCATTAAATTCAACTAA
- a CDS encoding outer membrane protein assembly factor BamD translates to MLSKRIIFICAILGTFSFSCSKFSRISKSRDINEKYDAALNYYDNKDYYKASVLFEDIMGAFVGAAEYEKIQFYYAYSQFEQKQYLIASHHFKSFFETYNRSPFAEEALFMNGYSLYKDTPDYNLDQSGTDKAIEELQNFINRYPTSQYAQQCDDLINELRARLELKAFEISKQYSHLRYYKAAAIAYENFMKDYPDSDFKPEAMYKKMEAEYELGKMSIFNKQQERYEASLETYKKFGERYSESSAYTDATKLKSSVDKDLKKHMQKKASWEKERAKIEAEAAAGKITKEQAEKEIEQGPKATRKERRKRSKNLEQIQESEREDEEPETLKE, encoded by the coding sequence ATGTTGAGTAAGAGAATTATATTTATTTGTGCAATTTTAGGCACTTTCTCCTTTTCTTGTAGTAAGTTTTCTAGAATATCTAAGAGCCGTGACATCAATGAGAAATATGATGCCGCTCTTAATTATTACGATAATAAAGACTATTACAAAGCTTCAGTTCTTTTCGAAGACATTATGGGAGCATTTGTAGGTGCAGCTGAATACGAAAAAATTCAGTTCTATTATGCCTACAGTCAATTTGAACAAAAGCAATACCTTATTGCTTCACACCATTTCAAAAGTTTCTTTGAAACATATAACCGTTCACCTTTTGCCGAAGAAGCATTATTTATGAACGGATATTCTTTATATAAAGATACTCCTGATTACAATCTTGACCAGTCTGGTACTGACAAAGCGATTGAAGAACTTCAAAACTTCATCAACAGATACCCTACTAGTCAATATGCTCAACAATGTGATGATTTAATTAATGAGTTACGAGCAAGATTAGAACTTAAAGCGTTCGAAATCTCAAAACAGTATTCTCATTTAAGATATTACAAAGCTGCAGCAATTGCTTATGAAAACTTCATGAAGGATTATCCTGATTCAGATTTCAAACCTGAAGCCATGTATAAAAAAATGGAGGCAGAGTACGAGTTAGGTAAGATGTCGATTTTTAATAAGCAACAAGAACGCTATGAAGCATCGCTTGAAACTTATAAAAAGTTTGGAGAAAGATATTCAGAATCCAGTGCCTACACTGATGCAACTAAACTAAAGAGCAGTGTAGATAAGGATCTAAAGAAGCACATGCAGAAGAAAGCATCTTGGGAAAAAGAAAGAGCTAAGATTGAAGCTGAAGCTGCTGCTGGTAAGATCACTAAGGAACAAGCTGAAAAAGAAATTGAACAAGGACCTAAGGCGACTCGTAAAGAGCGTAGAAAACGTTCTAAAAACCTAGAACAGATTCAGGAATCTGAAAGGGAAGATGAAGAACCAGAAACCTTGAAAGAATAA